Within Candidatus Poribacteria bacterium, the genomic segment TCGTTTATTTCGCAGCTATATTGATCACTGCTAACAAAATGTAAACACTACGTAGGAATTTCTTCCGAAACAATTTCCGATTAATCACTGGTTGTTGGTTATTGGTTATGGATTATTCGTTGGTTGTTAGTTATAAGTTAAGAGGGTTTTGGTAATAATTCACTGCGCATTAGAGTACTCCAGACGTAGCCGGATTGTTACAAAGAAACCTCTCACCAGATTAAACGGATTGGAAGCCCCCTACTTTAGTGGGGGGAGGAAAATCCGCCCTCGTGAATTAGGCCATAGCGTTTTTTTTTTGAAAAAAAACACTTGACATTTTTAGTAAATTGTGGTTTAATATCAATATCAGGTTGGCAAGCATGAACAGCATTGTCGCTTGACAATGTGCTTGCCTCCCACTGTTCAGGGGATAAACGCCTGATACCTGATATACCATGAGATTGACTTTCAAATATCCTGTGTATCCTACGAAAACACAGGAACAAACATTGTTAGCGTGGTTTGACCACTTGTGTGAACTTCAGAACTCGGCGCGCAACAATCGCAAGCACGCACATGAGACAGAGGGGCGTTTTGTTTCGCGATATGACCAGGAACAACTTTTGAAGATTGCCCGTGAGAAATATGACGATTTCCGCTCCGTGCCTCAAGATTTCCAAGTTTCTGCCCTCAAACGTGTTGAGAAAGCTTTTGATGCATTCCGTAAGCGATGTAAAGCGGATGTAGCAAAAAAGGGGTATCCTCGTTTCAAGATGCGTGTCCGTTCTGTGACGTGGTGTTTGCGAAAGCACAAGGTCAAGGATAAAGCGACAGGCACTTATGAACGCGTCCGCCAAAATCCGATACGCGAAACAGGCACGCGCCTTGACAGGTTGAAAGTCCCGAAACTCGGTGAAGTCAAGATACGAATGCACCGCCCTTTTGTCGGGGACCCAAAAGAAGTTACACTTGTCAAGAAAGCAAGTGGCTGGTATGCCCATATCTCTTGTGAACTCCCGGATATCCCGAAAGTTGAACCGACGGCTGCGATTGCCGTTGATATGGGAACGACCGACTATCTGACGACTTCTGACGGTGAAAAAGAGGGCAATCCAAGATGGTATCGCAAAGCAGAAGGCTTGCTCCATAAGCATTCTCAGACGATGGCACGTCGCAAGAAAGGTAGTCAGCGTTGGTACAAAGCCGTTCATGCGATTGCATTGCATCATGAACGCACCGCAAACAAGCGAAAAGATTTCATTGGGAAACTTATCTACAAACTGTTTCATCATCAGAAAAACAACGTTCTCATTTCAGAAGATTTGAGAATCGCAAACATGGTAAAGAACAAACACCTCAGCAAGAGTATCTCTGATGCATCTTGGGGCATATTCTTTGAGTGGTGTGGAAACATAGCCGAAAGAGACGGTTTCCACTTCCACCAAGTGAACCCCAAAGATACTTCGCAAACTTGCT encodes:
- a CDS encoding RNA-guided endonuclease TnpB family protein, with protein sequence MRLTFKYPVYPTKTQEQTLLAWFDHLCELQNSARNNRKHAHETEGRFVSRYDQEQLLKIAREKYDDFRSVPQDFQVSALKRVEKAFDAFRKRCKADVAKKGYPRFKMRVRSVTWCLRKHKVKDKATGTYERVRQNPIRETGTRLDRLKVPKLGEVKIRMHRPFVGDPKEVTLVKKASGWYAHISCELPDIPKVEPTAAIAVDMGTTDYLTTSDGEKEGNPRWYRKAEGLLHKHSQTMARRKKGSQRWYKAVHAIALHHERTANKRKDFIGKLIYKLFHHQKNNVLISEDLRIANMVKNKHLSKSISDASWGIFFEWCGNIAERDGFHFHQVNPKDTSQTCSCCGQKSPKKLSLAIRTFDCGYCGSSLDRDHNAALNILFRAAAALRGERWVTTLYEARNTATKAFGFKTPNQLSLFDGLTQAPCFSEG